From Streptomyces sp. HUAS MG91, the proteins below share one genomic window:
- a CDS encoding serine/threonine-protein kinase — translation MSDNGGAPYGPGSADEPTSFGLQPPRPQPSYVPHPDNPYAQPAPAPAAQPTQVAPPRQPDPGAGRVVAGRYRLLSKLGNGGMGTVWRAKDETVDREVAVKEPRLPDQLPERERSKAFERMRREARAAARLDHPAVVNVHDVAVEDGQPWIVMEFVQGRSLGEALQEGTLGVREAARVGLEVLGALEAAHAAGILHRDVKPDNVMLGRHDRVVLTDFGIAHIEGETNLTDTGGFVGSPEFIAPERVLGQRPGPASDLWSLGVVLYAATEGVSPFRRSNTPATLQSVLNATPAAPASARGPLADAINGLLQKDPAHRPNAAQVRALLERAAEPPVQPPTQVVRIGSAQGGIRLGRKALTGIAAGVVVLAAVAYLVLARPFAGPLPDGWEKHRVPELKATVAAPAGYTESKPGADAPKGAHWVQYTDASGAVWVSLSVRRKAEDSLNEIAKDGAAQAYADNKDFESSGDSNIGMASEPAPKGDPKPTTYKGDDEAGANTIAYQTSETSGSLKREVRILYVKAKGDMYELMIGYPREGDFADRGREVADAAVANLEIENS, via the coding sequence ATGAGTGACAACGGGGGAGCACCCTACGGGCCGGGGAGCGCGGACGAGCCCACCAGTTTCGGGCTGCAGCCACCGCGGCCCCAGCCGTCGTACGTCCCGCACCCCGACAACCCCTACGCGCAGCCCGCTCCCGCCCCGGCCGCGCAGCCGACCCAGGTGGCGCCCCCGCGGCAGCCGGACCCGGGCGCGGGCCGGGTCGTCGCCGGGCGCTACCGCCTGCTGAGCAAGCTGGGCAACGGCGGCATGGGCACGGTGTGGCGGGCCAAGGACGAGACGGTGGACCGGGAGGTCGCCGTCAAGGAGCCCCGGCTGCCCGACCAGTTGCCCGAGCGCGAGCGGTCCAAGGCCTTCGAGCGGATGCGCCGCGAGGCGCGCGCCGCGGCCCGGCTCGACCACCCGGCCGTGGTGAACGTCCACGACGTGGCCGTCGAGGACGGACAGCCCTGGATCGTCATGGAGTTCGTGCAGGGCCGCTCGCTCGGCGAGGCGCTCCAGGAGGGCACGCTCGGGGTGCGCGAGGCCGCCCGGGTCGGCCTGGAGGTGCTCGGCGCCCTGGAGGCCGCCCACGCCGCCGGGATCCTGCACCGTGACGTCAAGCCGGACAACGTCATGCTGGGCCGTCACGACCGGGTGGTCCTCACCGACTTCGGCATCGCCCACATCGAGGGCGAGACGAACCTGACCGACACCGGCGGCTTCGTCGGCTCGCCCGAGTTCATCGCGCCCGAGCGGGTGCTCGGCCAGCGGCCCGGCCCCGCCTCCGACCTGTGGTCGCTGGGCGTCGTGCTGTACGCGGCCACCGAGGGCGTCTCGCCGTTCCGCCGCAGCAACACCCCGGCCACCCTCCAGTCGGTGCTGAACGCGACGCCGGCCGCGCCCGCCTCCGCGCGGGGCCCGCTCGCCGACGCCATCAACGGCCTGCTCCAGAAGGACCCGGCCCACCGGCCGAACGCGGCACAGGTGCGGGCGCTGCTGGAGCGCGCCGCCGAGCCGCCGGTCCAGCCCCCCACGCAGGTCGTGCGGATCGGTTCCGCGCAGGGCGGCATCCGCCTCGGCCGCAAGGCGCTGACCGGGATCGCGGCGGGCGTCGTCGTTCTGGCGGCCGTGGCGTACCTGGTGCTCGCCCGGCCGTTCGCGGGGCCGCTGCCGGACGGCTGGGAGAAGCACCGTGTCCCCGAGCTGAAGGCGACGGTCGCCGCGCCCGCCGGGTACACGGAGTCGAAGCCCGGCGCGGACGCGCCCAAGGGCGCGCACTGGGTGCAGTACACCGACGCGAGCGGCGCGGTGTGGGTCAGCCTCTCGGTGCGCCGCAAGGCGGAGGACTCCCTGAACGAGATCGCCAAGGACGGCGCCGCCCAGGCCTACGCCGACAACAAGGACTTCGAGTCGAGCGGCGACTCGAACATCGGCATGGCCTCCGAACCGGCGCCCAAGGGCGACCCGAAGCCGACCACGTACAAGGGCGACGACGAGGCGGGCGCGAACACCATCGCCTACCAGACCTCCGAGACCAGCGGCTCCCTCAAGCGCGAGGTCCGGATCCTCTACGTGAAGGCCAAGGGCGACATGTACGAGCTGATGATCGGCTACCCGCGCGAGGGCGACTTCGCCGACCGCGGCCGCGAGGTGGCCGACGCCGCCGTCGCCAACCTGGAGATCGAGAACTCCTGA